The following proteins come from a genomic window of Stigmatella erecta:
- a CDS encoding Gfo/Idh/MocA family protein has protein sequence MPHTIQWGILGTGNIARQFAEALRLLPDAGLRAVGSRSRGSADAFARAHGVARAYGSYEDLAKDPEVEVVYIATPHHLHKDNSLLCLEHGKAVLCEKPFTLDAQEGALIAAKAREKGLFCMEAMWNRFVPIMRELDARLAAGAIGDVRMLNASLGLPFAFNPQHRVFAPAMGGGALLDLGVYPVSFALRLFGRPTRITSHAVLGETGVDEQVSILLDFPEGRQATLGASVRNRLQNDAAVLGTRGMLHLHEPLNCPETLTHVPTRAIGGADTPLQPPHTLTRKVLGNGYAHEAVEVMRCMREGLLESPLMTLQETLLIMETMDAIQAAWRLSARTGCPSAGAAPGAG, from the coding sequence ATGCCGCACACCATTCAGTGGGGAATCCTCGGAACCGGCAACATCGCCCGCCAGTTCGCCGAAGCGCTGCGCCTGCTCCCGGATGCCGGACTGCGCGCCGTGGGCTCCCGCAGCCGCGGCAGCGCGGACGCGTTCGCCCGCGCGCACGGGGTTGCCCGCGCGTACGGCAGCTACGAGGACCTGGCGAAGGACCCCGAGGTGGAGGTGGTCTACATCGCCACGCCCCATCACCTGCACAAGGACAACAGCCTGCTCTGCCTGGAGCACGGCAAGGCCGTGCTGTGCGAGAAGCCCTTCACGCTCGATGCCCAGGAAGGCGCCCTCATCGCCGCCAAGGCCCGGGAGAAGGGCCTCTTCTGCATGGAGGCGATGTGGAACCGGTTCGTCCCCATCATGCGCGAGCTGGACGCGCGGCTGGCCGCGGGGGCCATCGGGGATGTGCGGATGCTCAACGCGAGCCTGGGCCTGCCGTTCGCGTTCAACCCCCAGCACCGGGTCTTCGCCCCCGCCATGGGCGGCGGCGCGCTGCTGGACCTGGGCGTGTACCCCGTCTCGTTCGCCCTCCGGCTGTTCGGAAGGCCCACGCGCATCACCAGCCATGCGGTGCTGGGAGAAACAGGCGTGGACGAGCAGGTCTCCATCCTCCTGGACTTCCCGGAGGGACGGCAGGCCACGCTCGGCGCCAGCGTGCGCAACCGCCTGCAGAACGATGCGGCCGTCCTGGGCACGCGCGGCATGCTCCACTTGCACGAGCCCCTCAACTGTCCCGAGACGCTCACGCACGTGCCCACGCGGGCCATTGGCGGGGCGGACACCCCGCTCCAGCCTCCCCACACCCTCACGCGCAAGGTGCTGGGCAACGGCTACGCCCACGAGGCCGTGGAGGTGATGCGGTGCATGCGCGAGGGGCTCCTGGAGAGCCCGCTCATGACGCTCCAGGAGACGCTGCTCATCATGGAGACGATGGACGCCATCCAGGCGGCGTGGCGGCTCAGTGCGCGGACCGGATGCCCCAGCGCCGGAGCCGCTCCAGGAGCGGGTTGA
- a CDS encoding benzoate-CoA ligase family protein has translation MKAADLPLYYNAVDILERNLATRPDKTALFTPERELTFRQVSDEANQVGNALKGLGVRFGECVGILTLDSAEWVTSFFGTVKIGAIAVGINTLLKAPEYEYILRDCRARVLIIHQEFLPLIESVRGNLPALEHLVVIGEGPHEGHLSFHAWRSAQSTALEAAQSHREDICSLNYSSGTTGGPKGIPHAHKDYPLTAQLWGVNVLGLRESDRTFALAKLFFTFGTGGNLIFPWYVGASCVLFPGAARVAANVLGTIARFKPTIFYNAPTGYAAALAMKDFSQYDLSSLRLCVSASEALPAALWYAWKEATGLDIIDGIGCTENFHIFISNRPGDIRPGSSGKPVEGYELKLVDDEGKTVQAGEIGNVLLRSETAALSYWHNFEKSRQTFQGEWLATGDKYFIDADGYYWHAGRSDDMLKVGGIWVSPVEVESTLIQHPAVQECAVIGCPDQSRLIKPKAFVILKPDQLPSEALIHQLTEHCTEKMAAYKRPRWIEFVTELPKTATGKIQRFKLRSAA, from the coding sequence ATGAAGGCTGCAGATCTACCGCTGTACTACAACGCCGTGGACATCCTGGAGCGCAACCTCGCCACGCGCCCAGACAAGACGGCGCTCTTCACGCCGGAGCGGGAGCTGACGTTCCGGCAGGTCTCGGACGAGGCCAACCAGGTGGGCAACGCGCTCAAGGGGTTGGGGGTCCGCTTCGGCGAGTGCGTGGGCATCCTCACGCTCGACAGCGCCGAGTGGGTCACGTCCTTCTTCGGCACGGTGAAGATCGGCGCCATCGCGGTGGGCATCAACACGCTGCTCAAGGCGCCCGAGTATGAGTACATCCTGCGCGACTGCCGGGCGCGCGTGCTCATCATCCACCAGGAGTTCCTCCCGCTCATCGAGTCGGTCCGGGGCAACCTGCCCGCCCTGGAGCACCTCGTCGTCATCGGCGAGGGGCCGCACGAGGGCCACCTCTCGTTCCACGCGTGGCGGAGCGCCCAGTCCACCGCGCTGGAGGCGGCGCAGAGCCACCGCGAGGACATCTGCTCACTGAACTACTCCAGCGGCACCACGGGCGGGCCGAAGGGCATTCCGCACGCGCACAAGGACTACCCGCTCACCGCGCAGCTCTGGGGCGTGAACGTGCTGGGGCTGCGCGAGAGCGACCGCACCTTCGCGCTGGCCAAGCTGTTCTTCACCTTCGGCACGGGCGGCAACCTCATCTTCCCGTGGTACGTGGGCGCCAGCTGCGTGCTCTTCCCGGGCGCCGCGCGCGTGGCGGCGAACGTGCTGGGCACCATCGCCCGCTTCAAGCCCACCATCTTCTACAACGCCCCCACCGGCTACGCGGCGGCGCTGGCGATGAAGGACTTCTCCCAGTACGACCTGTCGTCCCTGCGGCTGTGCGTGTCGGCCAGCGAGGCCCTGCCCGCGGCGCTCTGGTACGCGTGGAAGGAGGCCACGGGGCTGGACATCATCGACGGGATTGGCTGCACGGAGAACTTCCACATCTTCATCTCGAACCGGCCCGGGGACATCCGCCCCGGCAGCAGCGGCAAGCCCGTCGAGGGCTACGAGCTCAAGCTCGTCGACGACGAGGGCAAGACGGTGCAGGCCGGAGAGATCGGCAACGTGCTGCTGCGCAGCGAGACGGCGGCGCTCTCGTACTGGCACAACTTCGAGAAGAGCCGGCAGACCTTCCAGGGCGAGTGGCTCGCCACGGGGGACAAGTACTTCATCGACGCGGACGGGTACTACTGGCACGCGGGCCGCTCGGACGACATGCTGAAGGTGGGCGGCATCTGGGTCTCCCCGGTGGAAGTGGAGAGCACCCTCATCCAGCACCCGGCCGTCCAGGAGTGCGCCGTCATCGGGTGCCCGGACCAGAGCCGGCTCATCAAGCCCAAGGCGTTCGTCATCCTCAAGCCGGACCAGCTGCCCTCCGAGGCGCTGATCCACCAGCTCACCGAGCACTGCACGGAGAAGATGGCGGCCTACAAGCGCCCGCGCTGGATCGAATTCGTCACCGAGCTGCCGAAGACGGCCACGGGGAAGATTCAGCGTTTCAAGCTGCGCAGCGCCGCGTAG
- a CDS encoding alpha/beta fold hydrolase, whose amino-acid sequence MSLHVTARGEGEPAVLLHSGGMSGRQWRKLGEALAPTHRVLAPDFLGSGENPPWPPDRPFHFHQDVEALSEVLLGLAEPFHLVGHSYGGLLALELARRYPAQIRSLAVYDPVAFGVLHSTQDAEGLGNLSLASAHPLFTDMERGGSEAWLEVFIDYWNGPGSWRALAPAAREAFLRVGRKVYFEVSTLLADRTPLEAYTAITAPSLLLFGEHTPAAARRVVTLLGGTIPHATVQPIAAAGHMGPLTHGGAVNAEITRHILAASAPRSP is encoded by the coding sequence ATGTCCCTGCATGTCACGGCCCGTGGTGAGGGCGAGCCCGCCGTTCTTCTCCACAGTGGAGGAATGTCGGGCCGCCAGTGGCGCAAGCTCGGCGAGGCCCTCGCCCCCACCCACCGGGTGCTCGCCCCGGACTTCCTCGGCTCGGGCGAGAACCCGCCCTGGCCCCCGGACCGGCCCTTTCACTTCCACCAGGACGTCGAGGCCCTGAGCGAGGTGCTCCTGGGCCTCGCGGAGCCATTCCACCTCGTGGGCCACTCCTACGGGGGCCTCCTCGCGCTGGAGCTGGCGCGGAGGTACCCCGCCCAGATCCGTTCGCTCGCCGTGTATGATCCGGTGGCCTTCGGGGTGCTCCACAGCACGCAGGATGCCGAGGGCCTCGGCAACCTCTCCCTCGCCTCGGCCCACCCCCTCTTCACCGATATGGAGCGGGGCGGCTCCGAGGCCTGGCTCGAGGTGTTCATCGACTACTGGAACGGGCCCGGGAGCTGGCGCGCCCTGGCCCCGGCGGCCCGGGAGGCGTTCTTGCGCGTGGGCCGCAAGGTCTACTTCGAGGTGAGCACCCTGCTGGCGGACCGGACGCCGCTCGAGGCCTACACCGCCATCACCGCGCCCTCCCTGCTCCTCTTTGGCGAGCACACGCCCGCGGCCGCGCGCCGCGTCGTCACCTTGCTCGGGGGCACGATTCCCCACGCCACGGTCCAGCCCATCGCCGCCGCGGGCCACATGGGCCCCCTCACCCACGGGGGGGCGGTGAACGCGGAGATCACCCGGCACATTCTCGCCGCCTCCGCGCCCCGGAGCCCGTAA